In Gouania willdenowi chromosome 24, fGouWil2.1, whole genome shotgun sequence, a single window of DNA contains:
- the lbr gene encoding delta(14)-sterol reductase LBR — protein MPPVKYQRGEMVMGRWPGSSLYYEVKVLGFDSKSESYTVIYKDGTELELMEQDIKSTAGFLSRSRSRSRSPGRRRSGSRSPSRTTRGSSRKSTALGVAASTDAAPSSVKDSKMKDFEEDMLKTNANVEPTPDRNQHRYNLRRRRDDSEKKERKPNLQEDSNRNTVVSGDASTPLDFGGKIGAYFWLLFLPAWVLFMILQGDLEDPSLVNAPPPLPSLDSLWDYQSFGFVVLWIVFQALLYILPVGKLSEGMPLRTGERLKYRTNGFFALMVTALAVAIAVHEGVDLTYVYNNFLQLAVAAFLISVLLSCYCYGHSRNANSEQLALGGNSGNVAYDFFKGRELNPRIKNFDLKFFCEMRPGLIGWCLINFAMAVTEMKLHNLDSPSCSMILVNLFQLLYVLDGLWNEEAILTTMDLMHDGFGFMLAFGDLVWVPFTYTLQAFYLVNHPNPLSPPAAAAIVLLKLIGFYIFRKSNSEKNTFRKNPSDSKLSCMRTIPTATGKSLLTSGWWGVVRHPNYLGDLIMALSWSLPCGFSHILPWYYMIYFIILLVHRESRDMSECKRKYGSAWDEYCQTVPYRIIPWVY, from the exons AGTACTGCTGGTTTCCTGTCTCGGTCCCGGTCTCGTTCCCGTTCACCGGGTCGCCGTCGGAGTGGGTCACGCTCTCCTTCAAGAACTACACGCGGTTCTTCTCGTAAATCCACAGCTTTAGGTGTTGCAGCATCAACAGATGCTGCTCCATCATCTGTAAAGGACTCAAAAATGAAGGATTTTGAAGAAGACATGCTG aaaaCCAATGCCAATGTGGAGCCAACACCTGATAGGAACCAACATCGTTATAATCTTCGCAGACGGAGGGATGATAgcgaaaaaaaggaaagaaaaccaAATCTACAAGAAGACAGTAACAGGAACACTGTTGTTTCAGGTGACGCTTCCACCCCGCTCGACTTTGGTGGTAAGATTG GAGCCTACTTTTGGCTACTTTTTCTCCCTGCGTGGGTTTTGTTCATGATACTCCAAGGTGACCTCGAAGATCCCAGTCTGGTTAACGCACCTCCACCTTTGCCATCACTTGACAGTCTTTGGGATTACCAGAGTTTTGGCTTTGTCGTTCTGTGGATTGTATTCCAGGCCTTACTCTACATTTTGCCTGTAGGGAAG CTCAGTGAAGGCATGCCTCTGAGGACTGGGGAGAGGCTGAAGTATAGAACTAATG GTTTCTTTGCCCTAATGGTAACCGCTCTAGCTGTGGCAATAGCAGTACACGAGGGTGTTGATCTCACCTACGTTTACAACAACTTCTTGCAACTTGCTGTGGCAGCCTTCCTTATTTCCGTCCTTCTTAGCTGTTATTGTTACGGCCACTCTCGCAATGCTAACTCAGAGCAGCTAGCCCTTGGAGGAAACTCAG GGAATGTGGCTTATGACTTTTTCAAGGGACGCGAGCTCAATCCTCGCATCAAAAATTTTGATCTAAAGTTTTTTTGTGAAATGCGTCCCGGGCTAATTGGCTGG tGTTTGATCAACTTTGCCATGGCAGTGACTGAGATGAAACTGCATAATCTGGATAGTCCATCATGTTCCATGATCCTGGTGAATCTGTTCCAGCTGCTCTATGTGTTGGATGGCCTCTGGAATGAA GAAGCAATTCTGACGACAATGGACCTGATGCATGATGGCTTTGGCTTCATGTTGGCGTTTGGCGATCTTGTATGGGTTCCTTTCACGTACACGCTACAAGCTTTTTACCTGGTCAACCATCCTAATCCACTCAGCCCTCCTGCAGCCGCAGCCATCGTCCTACTTAAGC tcATCGGCTTTTATATCTTCAGAAAATCCAATTCTGAGAAGAATACGTTCAGAAAAAACCCATCAGACTCCAAACTTTCCT GCATGAGAACTATTCCCACAGCTACAGGAAAGAGTCTCCTGACCTCTGGCTGGTGGGGCGTGGTCCGCCACCCAAATTATCTTGGAGACCTAATTATGGCTTTGTCCTGGTCTCTTCCCTGTG GCTTTAGCCACATCCTGCCTTGGTACTACATGATCTACTTCATTATCCTGCTCGTGCATCGAGAGTCCCGTGATATGAGTGAGTGCAAGAGGAAGTATGGATCTGCCTGGGACGAGTATTGTCAGACCGTTCCTTACAGGATTATTCCCTGGGTCTACTAA